One window of the Populus nigra chromosome 4, ddPopNigr1.1, whole genome shotgun sequence genome contains the following:
- the LOC133691796 gene encoding uncharacterized protein LOC133691796, producing MQIINGTHVYLMWLSLTPATHETYYNSFRYQNTLKQNKENMASWSDENATTAYLPALKMGKRDKELDVAEFISALTAGKNAQLAVITYASIDGSTILSLVAAAHQTGGNVICILPTKPNVCASRNSPGPYADCVKFVIGDANILSSKDYRGQILYL from the exons ATGCAAATAATTAATGGCACACATGTATATCTTATGTGGTTGTCGCTCACCCCAGCAACACATGAAACATACTATAATTCATTTCGGTACCAGAACACTCtaaagcaaaacaaagaaaatatggCTAGTTGGTCAGATGAAAATGCCACCACAGCTTATCTCCCTGCCCTGAAAATG GGAAAAAGAGATAAGGAGCTTGATGTAGCTGAGTTCATATCAGCCCTGACTGCTGGGAAAAATGCACAACTCGCGGTGATAACATACGCTAGCATTGATGGATCCACCATACTGTCATTAGTAGCAGCTGCACATCAAACTGGCGGCAATGTGATCTGTATTTTACCAACAAAACCCAATGTTTGTGCATCAAGAAATTCTCCAGGACCTTATGCAGATTGTGTTAAGTTTGTCATAGGAGATGCCAATATCCTATCATCAAAGGACTACAGAGGGCAGATTTTGTACTTGTAG